One part of the Luteibacter yeojuensis genome encodes these proteins:
- a CDS encoding saccharopine dehydrogenase NADP-binding domain-containing protein yields the protein MAKKLRVALYGASGHTGQLVAAELVERGYTPLLAGRNRNALQRVAEGLNGAATIATAEVGDTVALHAMFHGADVVINCAGPHADTSFALALAAIDRGAHYLDTNAVEQLAARRLFDNLGRAAERAGVVLVPGLATFGGLGDLLASRLTSGMGKVTTIAAAYRVDGWIPTRGSMMTASRTQGEPRLRYESGQFTTALESPKIGVFDFGPDLGPLAVVENYPGVDMATIPQHTDACDVAIHMALSTIQAFRSIDPAMAAGTGAEARKMTEFSVLVEARHGDDVRRIIAHGKDIYGFTATMLGTAVDRLRDDLPVAGALAPAMAFEAHGFLDALAAQGLTIHDIPETERSREAS from the coding sequence ATGGCTAAGAAGTTACGAGTAGCGCTTTACGGCGCAAGTGGACACACCGGACAGCTGGTCGCGGCGGAACTCGTCGAACGAGGCTACACGCCCCTGTTGGCTGGACGGAATCGCAACGCATTGCAGCGCGTGGCGGAAGGTCTAAACGGTGCGGCGACCATCGCCACCGCGGAAGTCGGCGATACGGTGGCACTGCACGCGATGTTCCACGGGGCCGACGTGGTGATCAACTGTGCCGGCCCGCATGCGGACACGTCATTCGCCCTCGCGCTGGCCGCCATCGATCGCGGCGCGCATTACCTCGACACCAATGCCGTGGAGCAACTGGCCGCAAGGCGTCTGTTCGACAACCTGGGCCGCGCCGCCGAACGTGCCGGCGTGGTCCTGGTGCCGGGATTGGCCACTTTCGGAGGCCTCGGCGATCTCCTTGCCAGCCGCCTGACTAGCGGCATGGGCAAGGTGACGACGATTGCCGCGGCCTATCGCGTCGATGGCTGGATTCCCACGCGCGGCTCGATGATGACGGCATCCCGGACGCAGGGCGAGCCGAGACTGCGCTACGAATCGGGCCAGTTCACCACCGCGCTCGAATCGCCGAAGATCGGCGTCTTCGACTTCGGCCCCGACCTCGGGCCGCTTGCCGTCGTCGAAAACTATCCTGGCGTCGACATGGCGACGATTCCGCAGCATACCGACGCCTGCGACGTTGCGATCCACATGGCGTTGTCGACCATCCAGGCGTTCAGGTCGATCGACCCTGCCATGGCAGCGGGGACGGGCGCGGAGGCAAGGAAGATGACCGAGTTTTCGGTACTGGTCGAAGCGCGCCACGGCGACGATGTGCGACGGATCATCGCCCACGGGAAGGATATCTACGGCTTCACCGCGACCATGCTTGGCACGGCGGTGGATCGCCTGCGCGACGACTTGCCGGTAGCGGGCGCGCTGGCTCCCGCCATGGCGTTCGAAGCGCATGGGTTCCTCGACGCACTGGCGGCGCAGGGGCTGACCATTCACGATATTCCGGAAACCGAACGCAGTCGGGAGGCTTCATGA
- a CDS encoding DUF2282 domain-containing protein, with the protein MNNRHITALAMTLAFAAGMAHAEDQAKKPEVKASVEKCWGVAKAGQNDCSAGPGTICAGTAKADYQKNAWVNVPGGTCTSIKTPRGHGTLTQLDPKRS; encoded by the coding sequence ATGAACAACCGTCACATCACCGCCCTCGCCATGACGCTTGCCTTCGCGGCAGGCATGGCCCATGCCGAAGACCAGGCAAAGAAGCCCGAGGTCAAGGCCTCCGTCGAAAAGTGCTGGGGCGTGGCGAAAGCCGGCCAGAACGATTGCTCGGCCGGCCCGGGCACCATCTGTGCGGGCACGGCGAAGGCCGACTACCAGAAGAATGCCTGGGTCAACGTGCCTGGCGGTACCTGCACGTCGATCAAGACGCCGAGGGGGCACGGAACCCTGACGCAGCTCGACCCTAAACGGTCGTAA
- a CDS encoding LysE family translocator: MPISDMPGIDHFGAFLMGCAVLNLTPGLDTFYILARSSREGRVVGIAAALGINAGCLVHTVAAVLGVSTILATSAAAFAALKYIGAAYLCWLGIRMLLKRPVAETATVTEGRGFMPAFMQGLFTNALNPKVALFYLAFLPPFVSLHAANVPFALLVLGLSFIATGLCWSMVLALVGARFRNLLEGRPATQTWMDRACGAVLVGFGSLLAIQQRR; encoded by the coding sequence ATGCCCATATCTGACATGCCGGGCATCGATCATTTCGGCGCATTCCTCATGGGATGCGCCGTCCTGAACCTGACACCGGGGCTGGATACGTTCTACATACTGGCGCGCAGCAGCCGCGAGGGCCGGGTTGTCGGCATCGCGGCCGCGCTGGGCATCAACGCAGGCTGTCTCGTCCATACCGTGGCGGCCGTGCTGGGCGTTTCGACCATCCTCGCCACGTCGGCGGCGGCATTTGCCGCACTCAAGTACATCGGCGCGGCTTACCTGTGCTGGCTTGGTATTCGCATGCTCCTGAAACGGCCCGTTGCGGAGACGGCCACCGTGACCGAAGGCCGCGGATTCATGCCGGCGTTCATGCAGGGGCTTTTCACCAACGCGCTCAATCCCAAGGTCGCCTTGTTCTACCTGGCGTTCCTCCCACCCTTCGTTTCCCTGCATGCGGCGAACGTGCCGTTCGCCCTGCTGGTCCTTGGCCTCAGCTTCATCGCGACGGGCCTGTGCTGGTCGATGGTGCTTGCATTGGTTGGCGCGCGCTTCAGGAACCTCCTCGAGGGAAGGCCGGCCACCCAGACATGGATGGACCGGGCGTGCGGCGCCGTGCTCGTCGGCTTCGGTTCCCTTCTCGCGATACAGCAGCGACGTTAG
- a CDS encoding M1 family metallopeptidase codes for MRYPLPLAICLALSAVACAPSAPPAPPPLTDFTTNSGAPLTPEQQAVSFEHADLHFKVDPEARRLEGDATLTFRLKSPLKRVVLDLDRNLPIDAVEVDGQRVAASAYRNTDGHLDIDLPHPLDTGATTAVRVIYHGRPHTAVKPPWDGGMVWSTTPSGQPWIASAVEGEGCDIFWPCIDHPTGRPKLVDEHVTVPAPLVAVGNGVAIGMEEKDGMRTYHWRAHEVSTYGISLNIGPYRELTATYKSRFGDSYPMHYWYVDDEAKARTLFAEFPHMLDFLEGTIGPYPFRSEKMGVVETPYKGMEHQTVNAYGNNYAKTPYGYDDLLQHELSHEWFGNQVTNVNWDDMWIHEAFATYMQPLYAESIGGKQAYFASLMRLRSILANRHAIVSGTPRREEDVYNDDRGGPGQDIYNKGALMLHTLRNLIGDDAFYRSVRLMVYGTENPLPGNFAPRYGTTKEFIDIVDKVTGKDMGWFFNVYLYQAALPELQVKQDGTLLHLSWRVPGNGPFPLPVDVKVGDRVVTLPMADGKGDVTLPAENTLYVVDPDSKLLRRDVGMEAYGEYARQHRGKNR; via the coding sequence ATGCGATATCCCCTTCCGCTGGCCATCTGCCTCGCGCTGAGCGCCGTGGCATGCGCGCCGTCCGCCCCGCCCGCGCCGCCGCCGCTGACGGACTTCACCACCAACTCCGGCGCGCCGCTGACGCCCGAGCAACAGGCGGTGTCGTTCGAACACGCCGACCTGCACTTCAAGGTGGACCCGGAAGCCCGTCGCCTCGAAGGCGATGCCACCCTCACCTTCCGGCTGAAATCGCCACTCAAGCGCGTGGTGCTCGACCTCGACAGGAACCTGCCGATCGACGCGGTGGAAGTGGATGGCCAGCGTGTGGCCGCCTCGGCCTATCGCAATACGGACGGCCATCTGGACATCGACCTTCCGCATCCGCTGGACACCGGCGCGACGACGGCGGTGCGCGTGATCTACCACGGCCGGCCGCATACGGCGGTCAAGCCGCCGTGGGACGGCGGCATGGTCTGGTCGACCACCCCCAGCGGTCAGCCCTGGATCGCTTCGGCGGTGGAAGGCGAAGGCTGCGACATCTTCTGGCCGTGCATCGACCATCCCACGGGCCGGCCAAAGCTGGTGGACGAGCACGTCACCGTGCCGGCACCGCTGGTGGCCGTGGGCAACGGCGTGGCCATCGGCATGGAAGAAAAGGACGGCATGCGCACCTATCACTGGCGTGCGCATGAAGTGAGCACCTACGGCATCTCGCTGAACATCGGGCCATACCGCGAACTGACGGCCACCTATAAGAGCCGCTTCGGCGACTCCTATCCGATGCACTACTGGTACGTGGACGACGAGGCCAAGGCACGCACGCTTTTCGCCGAGTTCCCGCACATGCTCGATTTCCTCGAGGGAACCATCGGCCCCTACCCGTTCCGCTCGGAAAAGATGGGCGTCGTGGAAACCCCGTACAAGGGCATGGAACACCAGACGGTGAACGCGTATGGCAACAACTACGCGAAGACGCCTTATGGCTATGACGACCTGCTGCAGCACGAACTCTCGCACGAGTGGTTCGGCAACCAGGTGACCAACGTCAACTGGGACGACATGTGGATCCACGAGGCCTTCGCGACCTACATGCAGCCGCTCTACGCCGAATCCATCGGTGGCAAGCAGGCCTATTTCGCGAGCCTCATGCGCCTGCGCAGCATCCTCGCCAATCGCCATGCCATCGTCTCGGGCACGCCGCGTCGCGAGGAGGACGTCTACAACGACGATCGCGGTGGCCCCGGCCAGGACATCTACAACAAGGGTGCGCTGATGCTGCACACCCTGCGTAACCTCATAGGCGACGACGCCTTCTACCGCTCGGTTCGCCTGATGGTCTACGGCACCGAGAACCCGCTGCCGGGCAATTTCGCCCCGCGTTACGGCACCACGAAGGAGTTCATCGACATCGTCGACAAGGTCACCGGCAAGGACATGGGCTGGTTCTTCAACGTGTACCTGTATCAGGCGGCACTGCCCGAACTGCAGGTAAAGCAGGATGGCACGCTGCTGCACCTGAGCTGGCGCGTGCCGGGCAACGGCCCCTTCCCGCTCCCGGTGGACGTGAAGGTCGGCGACCGCGTGGTGACCCTGCCCATGGCCGACGGCAAGGGCGACGTCACGCTACCGGCCGAGAACACCTTGTACGTGGTGGACCCGGACTCGAAGCTGCTCCGGCGCGACGTGGGCATGGAAGCCTATGGTGAATACGCCAGGCAGCACCGGGGCAAGAACCGATAA
- a CDS encoding cupin domain-containing protein yields MSQAVEKINLEQKFGSFQEHWRPKTIAGLNGQEVKVVKVQGVFPWHTHAVEEEMFLVWRGVFRVEFRDRVVELHPGEMVVVPCGVEHRTAADEEAEVIIFEPAATRNTGDVIDEVYTAPLDAHI; encoded by the coding sequence ATGAGTCAGGCGGTGGAAAAGATCAATCTCGAGCAGAAGTTCGGCTCGTTCCAGGAACACTGGCGGCCCAAGACGATCGCAGGCTTGAACGGCCAGGAAGTCAAGGTCGTCAAGGTGCAAGGTGTCTTCCCCTGGCACACGCATGCGGTCGAGGAAGAAATGTTCCTGGTTTGGCGCGGCGTGTTCCGTGTCGAGTTCAGGGACCGCGTCGTGGAACTCCATCCTGGGGAAATGGTGGTGGTTCCCTGCGGCGTGGAGCACCGCACCGCAGCGGACGAAGAAGCCGAAGTGATCATTTTCGAGCCGGCGGCGACACGCAACACCGGCGACGTGATCGACGAGGTGTATACCGCACCGCTCGATGCCCATATCTGA
- a CDS encoding Lrp/AsnC family transcriptional regulator yields MARPRRSATIDPPDAFDLAILRILQQDNLTPQRVIGDRVNLSAPAVQRRIRRMEKEGVIQENVAVVDPERIGSALTIVVLVQVENETSDLIDKAKKSFTDDPNVQQCYYVTGATDFVLVVTVADMAEYERLTRRLFFANGNVKRFETLIAMDRVKTSLRVPIEAPERR; encoded by the coding sequence ATGGCTCGTCCCCGCCGCTCCGCCACGATCGATCCGCCCGACGCCTTCGATCTCGCCATCCTCCGCATCCTCCAGCAGGACAACCTGACGCCACAGCGAGTGATCGGCGATCGTGTGAACCTCTCCGCGCCCGCCGTGCAACGCCGCATCCGGCGCATGGAGAAGGAGGGCGTCATCCAGGAAAACGTGGCGGTCGTCGACCCCGAGCGAATCGGCAGCGCGCTCACGATCGTGGTGCTCGTGCAGGTGGAGAACGAGACCTCCGACCTCATCGACAAGGCAAAGAAGAGCTTCACGGACGATCCCAATGTGCAGCAGTGCTACTACGTCACCGGAGCCACCGACTTCGTGCTGGTCGTGACGGTGGCGGACATGGCCGAATACGAGCGCCTTACCCGCCGGCTGTTCTTCGCCAACGGCAACGTGAAGCGGTTCGAGACGCTCATCGCCATGGATCGCGTGAAGACGTCGCTCCGGGTACCCATCGAGGCCCCGGAACGGCGCTAA